In Bos indicus x Bos taurus breed Angus x Brahman F1 hybrid chromosome 1, Bos_hybrid_MaternalHap_v2.0, whole genome shotgun sequence, a single window of DNA contains:
- the FBXO25 gene encoding F-box only protein 25 isoform X1: MPFLGQDWRSPGWSWMKTEDGWKRCDAWSQELEGENSQCDIGHGIILNSEDEEIFSNEEHEFASKKRKKDHFRNDTNTQCFYRENWIYVHKESTRERHGYCTLGEAFNRLDFSSAIQDIRRFNYVVRLLQLIAKSQLTSLSGVAQKNYFNILDKIVQKVLGDHQNPRLIKDLLQDLSSTLCILIRGVGKSVLVGNINIWICRLETVLRWQQQLQNLQMTEQVDSGLTLSDLPVHMLSNILYRFSDGWDIVTLGQVTPTLSALSEDRQLWKKLCQYHFGEKQFCRHLILSEKGHVEWKLMYFALQKHYPTKEQYGDTLHFCRHCSILFWKDCRLALLLEDSGHPCTAADPDSCFTPVSPQHFIDLFKY; encoded by the exons ATGCCATTTTTGGGCCAGGACTGGAGATCTCCTGGATGGAGTTGGATGAAAACAGAAGACGGCTGGAAAAGATGTGATGCGTGGAGCCAGGAGCTTGAGGGGGAGAACAGCCAGTGTGACATAGGCCATGGCAT TATCTTAAATAGTGAAGATGAAGAAATATTCAGTAATGAAGAGCACGAATTTGcatccaaaaaaaggaaaaaggaccaTTTTAGAAATGACACAAATACTCAGT GTTTTTATCGTGAAAACTGGATCTATGTCCATAAAGAAAGCACAAGAGAA AGACATGGCTACTGTACTTTGGGAGAAGCTTTTAATCGCTTAGACTTCTCGAGTGCGATCCAGGACATCCGAAGATTCAATTATGTGGTCAGG CTGTTGCAGCTGATTGCAAAGTCCCAGCTGACCTCGCTGAGTGGTGTGGCCCAGAAGAACTACTTCAACATCCTGGATAAGATCGTTCAGAAGG TTCTCGGTGACCACCAAAACCCTCGCCTGATCAAGGATCTTCTCCAAGACCTCAGCTCCACCCTGTGCATTCTGATCCGAGGAGTAGGGAAGTCTGTGCTGGTGGGAAACATCAACATCTGGATTTGCCGATTAGAGACCGTTCTCCGctggcagcagcagctgcagaatCTTCAGATGACGGAG CAGGTGGACAGTGGCCTGACGCTCAGCGACCTTCCTGTGCACATGCTCAGCAACATCCTGTACAGGTTCTCGGATGGGTGGGACATCGTCACCCTGGGTCAGGTGACCCCGACACTGTCCGCGCTAAGCGAGGACCGGCAGCTGTGGAAGAAGCTCTGCCAGTACCACTTTGGGGAGAAGCAG TTTTGTAGACACTTGATCCTTTCAGAAAAAGGCCATGTGGAGTGGAAGCTGATGTATTTTGCACTTCAGAAGCACTACCCCACCAAGGAGCAGTATGGAGACACCCTGCACTTCTGCCGGCACTGCAGCATCCTCTTCTGGAAG GACTGCCGCCTTGCTTTATTACTCGAG GACTCGGGCCACCCCTGCACGGCTGCCGACCCAGACAGCTGCTTCACGCCTGTGTCCCCGCAGCACTTCATCGACCTTTTCAAGTACTGA
- the FBXO25 gene encoding F-box only protein 25 isoform X3 encodes MPFLGQDWRSPGWSWMKTEDGWKRCDAWSQELEGENSQCDIGHGIILNSEDEEIFSNEEHEFASKKRKKDHFRNDTNTQCFYRENWIYVHKESTRERHGYCTLGEAFNRLDFSSAIQDIRRFNYVVRLLQLIAKSQLTSLSGVAQKNYFNILDKIVQKVLGDHQNPRLIKDLLQDLSSTLCILIRGVGKSVLVGNINIWICRLETVLRWQQQLQNLQMTEQVDSGLTLSDLPVHMLSNILYRFSDGWDIVTLGQVTPTLSALSEDRQLWKKLCQYHFGEKQFCRHLILSEKGHVEWKLMYFALQKHYPTKEQYGDTLHFCRHCSILFWKDSGHPCTAADPDSCFTPVSPQHFIDLFKY; translated from the exons ATGCCATTTTTGGGCCAGGACTGGAGATCTCCTGGATGGAGTTGGATGAAAACAGAAGACGGCTGGAAAAGATGTGATGCGTGGAGCCAGGAGCTTGAGGGGGAGAACAGCCAGTGTGACATAGGCCATGGCAT TATCTTAAATAGTGAAGATGAAGAAATATTCAGTAATGAAGAGCACGAATTTGcatccaaaaaaaggaaaaaggaccaTTTTAGAAATGACACAAATACTCAGT GTTTTTATCGTGAAAACTGGATCTATGTCCATAAAGAAAGCACAAGAGAA AGACATGGCTACTGTACTTTGGGAGAAGCTTTTAATCGCTTAGACTTCTCGAGTGCGATCCAGGACATCCGAAGATTCAATTATGTGGTCAGG CTGTTGCAGCTGATTGCAAAGTCCCAGCTGACCTCGCTGAGTGGTGTGGCCCAGAAGAACTACTTCAACATCCTGGATAAGATCGTTCAGAAGG TTCTCGGTGACCACCAAAACCCTCGCCTGATCAAGGATCTTCTCCAAGACCTCAGCTCCACCCTGTGCATTCTGATCCGAGGAGTAGGGAAGTCTGTGCTGGTGGGAAACATCAACATCTGGATTTGCCGATTAGAGACCGTTCTCCGctggcagcagcagctgcagaatCTTCAGATGACGGAG CAGGTGGACAGTGGCCTGACGCTCAGCGACCTTCCTGTGCACATGCTCAGCAACATCCTGTACAGGTTCTCGGATGGGTGGGACATCGTCACCCTGGGTCAGGTGACCCCGACACTGTCCGCGCTAAGCGAGGACCGGCAGCTGTGGAAGAAGCTCTGCCAGTACCACTTTGGGGAGAAGCAG TTTTGTAGACACTTGATCCTTTCAGAAAAAGGCCATGTGGAGTGGAAGCTGATGTATTTTGCACTTCAGAAGCACTACCCCACCAAGGAGCAGTATGGAGACACCCTGCACTTCTGCCGGCACTGCAGCATCCTCTTCTGGAAG GACTCGGGCCACCCCTGCACGGCTGCCGACCCAGACAGCTGCTTCACGCCTGTGTCCCCGCAGCACTTCATCGACCTTTTCAAGTACTGA
- the FBXO25 gene encoding F-box only protein 25 isoform X5: protein MKKYSVMKSTNLHPKKGKRTILEMTQILSRHGYCTLGEAFNRLDFSSAIQDIRRFNYVVRLLQLIAKSQLTSLSGVAQKNYFNILDKIVQKVLGDHQNPRLIKDLLQDLSSTLCILIRGVGKSVLVGNINIWICRLETVLRWQQQLQNLQMTEQVDSGLTLSDLPVHMLSNILYRFSDGWDIVTLGQVTPTLSALSEDRQLWKKLCQYHFGEKQFCRHLILSEKGHVEWKLMYFALQKHYPTKEQYGDTLHFCRHCSILFWKDSGHPCTAADPDSCFTPVSPQHFIDLFKY from the exons ATGAAGAAATATTCAGTAATGAAGAGCACGAATTTGcatccaaaaaaaggaaaaaggaccaTTTTAGAAATGACACAAATACTCAGT AGACATGGCTACTGTACTTTGGGAGAAGCTTTTAATCGCTTAGACTTCTCGAGTGCGATCCAGGACATCCGAAGATTCAATTATGTGGTCAGG CTGTTGCAGCTGATTGCAAAGTCCCAGCTGACCTCGCTGAGTGGTGTGGCCCAGAAGAACTACTTCAACATCCTGGATAAGATCGTTCAGAAGG TTCTCGGTGACCACCAAAACCCTCGCCTGATCAAGGATCTTCTCCAAGACCTCAGCTCCACCCTGTGCATTCTGATCCGAGGAGTAGGGAAGTCTGTGCTGGTGGGAAACATCAACATCTGGATTTGCCGATTAGAGACCGTTCTCCGctggcagcagcagctgcagaatCTTCAGATGACGGAG CAGGTGGACAGTGGCCTGACGCTCAGCGACCTTCCTGTGCACATGCTCAGCAACATCCTGTACAGGTTCTCGGATGGGTGGGACATCGTCACCCTGGGTCAGGTGACCCCGACACTGTCCGCGCTAAGCGAGGACCGGCAGCTGTGGAAGAAGCTCTGCCAGTACCACTTTGGGGAGAAGCAG TTTTGTAGACACTTGATCCTTTCAGAAAAAGGCCATGTGGAGTGGAAGCTGATGTATTTTGCACTTCAGAAGCACTACCCCACCAAGGAGCAGTATGGAGACACCCTGCACTTCTGCCGGCACTGCAGCATCCTCTTCTGGAAG GACTCGGGCCACCCCTGCACGGCTGCCGACCCAGACAGCTGCTTCACGCCTGTGTCCCCGCAGCACTTCATCGACCTTTTCAAGTACTGA
- the FBXO25 gene encoding F-box only protein 25 isoform X4 encodes MPFLGQDWRSPGWSWMKTEDGWKRCDAWSQELEGENSQCDIGHGIILNSEDEEIFSNEEHEFASKKRKKDHFRNDTNTQCFYRENWIYVHKESTRERHGYCTLGEAFNRLDFSSAIQDIRRFNYVVRLLQLIAKSQLTSLSGVAQKNYFNILDKIVQKVLGDHQNPRLIKDLLQDLSSTLCILIRGVGKSVLVGNINIWICRLETVLRWQQQLQNLQMTEVDSGLTLSDLPVHMLSNILYRFSDGWDIVTLGQVTPTLSALSEDRQLWKKLCQYHFGEKQFCRHLILSEKGHVEWKLMYFALQKHYPTKEQYGDTLHFCRHCSILFWKDSGHPCTAADPDSCFTPVSPQHFIDLFKY; translated from the exons ATGCCATTTTTGGGCCAGGACTGGAGATCTCCTGGATGGAGTTGGATGAAAACAGAAGACGGCTGGAAAAGATGTGATGCGTGGAGCCAGGAGCTTGAGGGGGAGAACAGCCAGTGTGACATAGGCCATGGCAT TATCTTAAATAGTGAAGATGAAGAAATATTCAGTAATGAAGAGCACGAATTTGcatccaaaaaaaggaaaaaggaccaTTTTAGAAATGACACAAATACTCAGT GTTTTTATCGTGAAAACTGGATCTATGTCCATAAAGAAAGCACAAGAGAA AGACATGGCTACTGTACTTTGGGAGAAGCTTTTAATCGCTTAGACTTCTCGAGTGCGATCCAGGACATCCGAAGATTCAATTATGTGGTCAGG CTGTTGCAGCTGATTGCAAAGTCCCAGCTGACCTCGCTGAGTGGTGTGGCCCAGAAGAACTACTTCAACATCCTGGATAAGATCGTTCAGAAGG TTCTCGGTGACCACCAAAACCCTCGCCTGATCAAGGATCTTCTCCAAGACCTCAGCTCCACCCTGTGCATTCTGATCCGAGGAGTAGGGAAGTCTGTGCTGGTGGGAAACATCAACATCTGGATTTGCCGATTAGAGACCGTTCTCCGctggcagcagcagctgcagaatCTTCAGATGACGGAG GTGGACAGTGGCCTGACGCTCAGCGACCTTCCTGTGCACATGCTCAGCAACATCCTGTACAGGTTCTCGGATGGGTGGGACATCGTCACCCTGGGTCAGGTGACCCCGACACTGTCCGCGCTAAGCGAGGACCGGCAGCTGTGGAAGAAGCTCTGCCAGTACCACTTTGGGGAGAAGCAG TTTTGTAGACACTTGATCCTTTCAGAAAAAGGCCATGTGGAGTGGAAGCTGATGTATTTTGCACTTCAGAAGCACTACCCCACCAAGGAGCAGTATGGAGACACCCTGCACTTCTGCCGGCACTGCAGCATCCTCTTCTGGAAG GACTCGGGCCACCCCTGCACGGCTGCCGACCCAGACAGCTGCTTCACGCCTGTGTCCCCGCAGCACTTCATCGACCTTTTCAAGTACTGA
- the FBXO25 gene encoding F-box only protein 25 isoform X2 — protein MPFLGQDWRSPGWSWMKTEDGWKRCDAWSQELEGENSQCDIGHGIILNSEDEEIFSNEEHEFASKKRKKDHFRNDTNTQCFYRENWIYVHKESTRERHGYCTLGEAFNRLDFSSAIQDIRRFNYVVRLLQLIAKSQLTSLSGVAQKNYFNILDKIVQKVLGDHQNPRLIKDLLQDLSSTLCILIRGVGKSVLVGNINIWICRLETVLRWQQQLQNLQMTEVDSGLTLSDLPVHMLSNILYRFSDGWDIVTLGQVTPTLSALSEDRQLWKKLCQYHFGEKQFCRHLILSEKGHVEWKLMYFALQKHYPTKEQYGDTLHFCRHCSILFWKDCRLALLLEDSGHPCTAADPDSCFTPVSPQHFIDLFKY, from the exons ATGCCATTTTTGGGCCAGGACTGGAGATCTCCTGGATGGAGTTGGATGAAAACAGAAGACGGCTGGAAAAGATGTGATGCGTGGAGCCAGGAGCTTGAGGGGGAGAACAGCCAGTGTGACATAGGCCATGGCAT TATCTTAAATAGTGAAGATGAAGAAATATTCAGTAATGAAGAGCACGAATTTGcatccaaaaaaaggaaaaaggaccaTTTTAGAAATGACACAAATACTCAGT GTTTTTATCGTGAAAACTGGATCTATGTCCATAAAGAAAGCACAAGAGAA AGACATGGCTACTGTACTTTGGGAGAAGCTTTTAATCGCTTAGACTTCTCGAGTGCGATCCAGGACATCCGAAGATTCAATTATGTGGTCAGG CTGTTGCAGCTGATTGCAAAGTCCCAGCTGACCTCGCTGAGTGGTGTGGCCCAGAAGAACTACTTCAACATCCTGGATAAGATCGTTCAGAAGG TTCTCGGTGACCACCAAAACCCTCGCCTGATCAAGGATCTTCTCCAAGACCTCAGCTCCACCCTGTGCATTCTGATCCGAGGAGTAGGGAAGTCTGTGCTGGTGGGAAACATCAACATCTGGATTTGCCGATTAGAGACCGTTCTCCGctggcagcagcagctgcagaatCTTCAGATGACGGAG GTGGACAGTGGCCTGACGCTCAGCGACCTTCCTGTGCACATGCTCAGCAACATCCTGTACAGGTTCTCGGATGGGTGGGACATCGTCACCCTGGGTCAGGTGACCCCGACACTGTCCGCGCTAAGCGAGGACCGGCAGCTGTGGAAGAAGCTCTGCCAGTACCACTTTGGGGAGAAGCAG TTTTGTAGACACTTGATCCTTTCAGAAAAAGGCCATGTGGAGTGGAAGCTGATGTATTTTGCACTTCAGAAGCACTACCCCACCAAGGAGCAGTATGGAGACACCCTGCACTTCTGCCGGCACTGCAGCATCCTCTTCTGGAAG GACTGCCGCCTTGCTTTATTACTCGAG GACTCGGGCCACCCCTGCACGGCTGCCGACCCAGACAGCTGCTTCACGCCTGTGTCCCCGCAGCACTTCATCGACCTTTTCAAGTACTGA